Proteins from a genomic interval of Plasmodium reichenowi strain SY57 chromosome 13, whole genome shotgun sequence:
- a CDS encoding E3 SUMO-protein ligase PIAS, putative, whose product MTYNVNNTNMPEYLNKLRVYDLNQLCRKFLLPQHGKKVAIIERILQYITDVEREEQIYEFILATKPSIFEIINDKRMGTNILHDSSKLFFSNANYVRNDNNININYNNIDKLAYASSDTPSTKKAASSTARKGKVKIYEEDNEFSTCVCGGMSKNVSSKNGIVKCIECKKSQHVSCYIPNTFINKDLSNYEILCIACRVKDMDPFYPMKKVLWMKNISANTEKLMINASDIKQWRNENKDVIVFCINLEPQNLKNTAPIKQEWPKTFNLKVNGNITEKIFEPSWEHKRRDSPLKITHTLKAGINSIDIISTNYDIPKLFVVTFALCKYESEQVIIENVILSSSLNFKDAKDRIVNILSTKHDSDEVMCMEVNRKVSLHCPFSLDRILIPCRGIMCSHIKCFDLKSFIDVTKKTKAFNNRWKCPICSFYLRPKNLVIDTFITYILSQVPKDIKEIELSKQGEIIFNKNNQEPKVIKQLDDVDTLDLQKKHIDIKNEYIMGKSHNEQKNNNSFNNDEIIILDSDTDDNNSTYKINCDKYNMEKNNNIIQGNQEVICISDSDEENVHENNINGNNISNDKCSSRINTIEYQDVNTRVNELLKRNFLQSKSRTFVGNPEMFFNNIVLDVLTDFNNIHVNEISSIQDYDIMLKERTKTISNINKIVNMTNDDKNITSSTGSKNISSSNFNKNSTPCTTNNIHNDLDLSAVALLEYYSKRNNIPKDLSYINPQRSPFELNPPENYINLTNSLDENNILLLDTLKKKNVDTSGVSIENQLDSITKSFNNIIQGDNKNDNNNNNNNNNNNITTINNNNDGNNNITTTNNNNNNITNNNITNNNNNNNNITNNSNYYNLSSCSDYHSNYDNDNLIPFDVFNINEAHLSLDQTQQIIPSDTINNTENNNTSTNNNNNNNNNRNFYLKFEERFNMNNDRIITNKLPDENNFQALNELNKELRNAHNLSIINYDNINNNNNNNNNNNNNKLNKKKKKKKKKNLITTNINKKNNKINRSNNINNSYSSFRRIDSICNNFNFSMIKYSNKHNTNNNNINNNNINSNNINNNNINNNKRKNTNNKAIYQYINPNNTNQHFIKRLRKNKRISKKDKNLKENQKKKIKRK is encoded by the exons ATGACATACAATGTAAACAATACTAATATGCCTGAATA cttaaataaattaagGGTGTATGATCTGAATCAGTTATGtagaaaatttttattaccGCAACATGGGAAGAAGGTAGCCATAATTGAACGTATATTACAATACATAACTGATGTTGAAAGAGAAGaacaaatatatgaatttattTTGGCAACGAAACCATCAATAtttgaaataataaatgataaaagaATGGGTACAAATATACTTCATGATAGTagtaaattatttttttctaatgCTAATTATGTTagaaatgataataatataaatattaattataataatatagataaacTTGCATATGCAAGCAGTGACACTCCTTCAACGAAAAAAGCTGCCTCTTCTACAGCAAGAAAGGGCAAAG tcaaaatatatgaagaaGATAACGAATTTTCGACGTGTGTATGTGGAGGAATGTCTAAAAATGTGAGCAGCAAGAACGGAATAGTAAAATGTATTGAATGTAAAAAGAGTCAACACGTAAGCTGTTATATACCTAATACGTTTATAAATAAGGACTTGAGtaattatgaaatattatgtatagCTTGTCGTGTGAAGGATATGGATCCTTTTTATCCTATGAAAAAAGTATTGTggatgaaaaatataagtgCGAATACTGAAAAGTTAATGATTAATGCTAGTGATATAAAACAATGGagaaatgaaaataaagatgTTATCGTATTTTGTATTAATTTGGAACCtcaaaatttaaaaaatactGCACCAATAAAACAAGAATGGCCAAAGACCTTTAATTTGAAGGTTAATGGAAATATTActgaaaaaatatttgaacCTTCATGGGAACATAAAAGAAGAGACAGTCCATTAAAAATTACTCATACATTGAAAGCAGGTATTAATAGTATTGATATTATTAGTACAAATTATGATATACCGAAATTATTTGTTGTGACGTTTGCCTTATGTAAATATGAATCTGAACAAGTCATAATTGAAAATGTTATTTTAAGTAGttctttaaattttaaagaTGCAAAAGATAGaattgtaaatatattatctacGAAACATGATAGTGACGAAGTTATGTGTATGGAAGTTAATAGAAAGGTTAGTTTACATTGCCCATTCTCATTGGATAGAATTCTGATACCTTGTCGAGGTATAATGTGTTcacatataaaatgttttgATTTAAAATCATTCATTGATGTTActaaaaaaacaaaagcATTTAATAATAGATGGAAATGTCCTATCTGCTCTTTTTATTTACGACCAAAGAACCTTGTTATAGATACATTTATTACTTATATACTTTCACAAGTACCCAAAGATATTAAAGAAATTGAGCTAAGTAAACAAGGcgaaattattttcaataaGAATAATCAGGAACCAAAAGTGATAAAACAGTTGGATGACGTAGACACACTGgatttacaaaaaaagcatattgatattaaaaatgagTATATTATGG GCAAATCTCataatgaacaaaaaaataataactCTTTCAATAACgatgaaataataattttagATTCAGACACAGATGATAACAATAGTACATATAAGATCAATTGTGATAAATAcaatatggaaaaaaataataacattataCAAG GCAATCAAGAAGTTATATGTATATCGGATAgtgatgaagaaaatgtacatgaaaataatataaatggtaataatatttcGAATGATAAATGTTCATCTCGTATAAATACGATAGAATATCAAGATGTAAATACACGAGTTaatgaattattaaaaagaaatttcTTACAATCAAAAAGTAGAACATTTGTTGGTAATCCTGAAAtgttttttaataatattgttcTTGATGTCTTGACtgattttaataatattcatgTTAATGAAATTTCAAGTATACAAGATTATGATATTATGTTAAAAGAAAGAACAAAGACTATAagtaatattaataaaattgtCAACATGacaaatgatgataaaaatattacatcATCTACTGGtagtaaaaatatttcgTCATCgaattttaataaaaatagtaCACCTTGTACtactaataatattcataatgATCTTGATTTGTCTGCTGTAGCTCTCTTAGAATATTACagtaaaagaaataatattccTAAGGATTTATCTTATATAAATCCACAACGGTCTCCCTTTGAATTAAACCCGCCTGAAAATTACATAAATTTAACTAATTCTTtagatgaaaataatattcttttattagatacactaaaaaagaagaatgTAGATACTTCAGGGGTTTCGATTGAAAATCAATTAGATTCTATAACAAAAagttttaataatataattcaaggtgataataaaaatgataataacaataataataataataataataataatattactactattaataataataatgatggtaataataatattactactactaataataataataataatattactaataataatattactaataataataataataataataatattactaataatagtaattattataatctCAGCAGTTGTAGTGATTACCATAGTAATTATGACAATGATAATTTGATTCCTTTCGAcgtttttaatataaatgaagcTCATTTATCGTTAGACCAAACGCAACAAATAATTCCCTCCGATACAATTAATAACacagaaaataataatactagtacaaataataataataataataataataatagaaacttttatttaaaatttgaAGAGAGGtttaatatgaataatgatagaataattacaaataaattaccagatgaaaataatttccAAGCTTTAAATGAACTGAATAAAGAACTTAGAAACGCACACAATCTTagtataataaattatgataatattaataacaacaacaacaacaataataataataataataataagttaaataagaagaagaaaaagaagaagaagaaaaatttaattactacaaatataaataaaaagaataacAAGATTAATcgtagtaataatattaataattccTATTCAAGTTTTAGAAGAATTGATAgtatatgtaataattttaacTTCTCTATGATAAAGTATAgtaataaacataatactaataataataatattaataataataatattaatagcaataatattaataacaataatattaataacaataagagaaaaaatacaaataataaagctatttatcaatatattaatCCTAACAATACAAATCAACATTTTATCAAACGATTAAGGAAAAATAAACGAATTAGTAAAAAAGACAAAAACCTAAAagaaaatcaaaaaaagaaaattaaacGAAAATAG
- a CDS encoding falcilysin: protein MNLTKLMKVFGYINIITNCVQSFTNRADKKRYNVFAKSFINTINTNLYTFKAVMSKTPEWIHEKSPKHSSYDIIEKRYNEEFKMTYTVYQHKKAKTQVISLGTNDPLDVEQAFAFYVKTLTHSGKGIPHILEHSVLSGSKNYNYKNSIGLLEKGTLHTHLNAYTFNDRTVYMAGSMNNKDFFNIMGVYMDSVFQPNVLENKYIFETEGWTYEVEKLKEDEKGKAEIPQMKDYKVSFNGIVYNEMKGALSSPLEDLYHEEMKYMFPDNVHSNNSGGDPKEITNLTYEEFKEFYYKNYNPKKVKVFFFSKNNPTELLNFVDQYLGQLDYSKYRDDAVENVEYQTYKKGPFYIKKKYGDHSEEKENLVSVAWLLNPKVDKTKNNNNNHSNNQSSENLGYSNGSHSSDLSLENPTDYFVLLIINNLLIHTPESVLYKALTDCGLGNNVIDRGLNDSLVQYIFSIGLKGIKRNNEKIKNFDKVHYEVEDVIMNALKKVVKEGFNKSAVEASINNIEFILKEANLKTSKSIDFVFEMTSKLNYNRDPLLIFEFEKYLNIVKNKIKNEPMYLEKFVEKHFINNDHRSVILLEGDENYSQEQENLEKEELKKRIQNFNEQEKEQVIKNFEELSKYKNAEESPEHLNKFPIISISDLNKKTLEVPVNVYFTNINENNNIMETYNKLKTNEHMLKDNMDVFLKKYVLKNDNHSTDSNNNNNNNVDYSFTERKYEGNVPILVYEMPTTGIVYLQFVFSLDHLTLDELAYLNLFKTLILENKTNKRSSEDFVILREKNIGSMSANVALYSKDDHLNVTDKYNAQALFNLEMHVLSHKCNDALNIVLEAVKESDFSNKKKVIDILKRKINGMKTTFSEKGYAILMKYVKAHLNSKHYAHNIIYGYENYLKLQEQLELAEKDFKTLENILVRIRNKIFNKKNLMVSVTSDYGALKHLFVNSNESLKNLVSYFQENDKYINEMQNKVNDPTVMGWNEEIKSKKLFDEEKVKKEFFVLPTFVNSVSMSGILFKPGEYLDPSFTVIVAALKNSYLWDTVRGLNGAYGVFADIEYDGSVVFLSARDPNLEKTLATFRESAKGLRKMADTMTENDLLRYIINTIGTIDKPRRGIELSKLSFLRLISNESEQDRVEFRKRIMNTKKEDFYKFADLLESKVNEFEKNIVIITTKEKANEYITNVDGEFKKVLIE from the coding sequence atgaatttaacaaaattaatgaaagtttttggatatataaatataatcaCAAATTGTGTTCAAAGCTTTACAAATAGAGCtgataaaaaaagatataatgTTTTTGCAAAAAgttttataaatacaataaatacaaatttatatacatttaaagCAGTCATGAGTAAAACACCAGAGTGGATACATGAGAAATCACCTAAGCACAGTAGTTATGATATTATAGAAAAGAGGTATAATGAGGAATTTAAGATGACTTATACGGTATATCAACATAAGAAGGCTAAAACACAAGTAATATCCTTGGGTACTAATGATCCTTTAGATGTCGAACAAGCTTTTGCTTTTTATGTTAAAACGTTGACACATTCAGGTAAGGGTATACCTCATATTTTAGAACATTCTGTATTATCAGGATCTAAAAATTACAATTACAAAAATTCCATAGGTTTATTAGAAAAAGGTACCTTACATACTCATTTGAATGCGTACACATTTAATGATAGGACAGTATATATGGCTGGTTCaatgaataataaagatttttttaatattatggGTGTATATATGGATAGTGTTTTTCAGCCGAATGTATTAGAAAATAagtatatttttgaaaCGGAAGGATGGACATATGAAgtagaaaaattaaaagaagatGAAAAGGGGAAAGCTGAGATACCTCAAATGAAAGATTATAAAGTGTCATTTAATGGTATTGTGTATAATGAAATGAAAGGTGCATTAAGTAGTCCTTTAGAAGATTTATATCATGaagaaatgaaatatatgtttCCTGATAATGTGCATTCTAATAATAGTGGTGGGGATCCTAAAGAAATTACGAATTTAACATATGAAGAATTTAAagaattttattataagaattataATCCTAAAAAGGTTAAAGTATTTTTCTTTAGTAAAAATAATCCTACTGAGTTATTAAATTTTGTAGATCAATATTTGGGACAATTAGATTATAGTAAATATCGTGATGATGCAGTAGAAAATGTAGAATACcaaacatataaaaaaggacctttttatattaagaAGAAATATGGTGACCATTCAGAGGAGAAGGAAAATTTGGTATCAGTAGCTTGGTTATTAAACCCGAAGGTAGATAAAACTAAgaacaacaataataatcataGTAATAACCAAAGTAGTGAGAATCTTGGTTATTCAAATGGTAGTCATAGTTCAGATTTAAGTTTAGAAAATCCAACAgattattttgttcttttaataattaataatttattaatacatacaCCTGAAAgtgttttatataaagCATTAACTGATTGTGGATTAGGAAACAATGTTATTGATAGAGGATTAAATGATAGTTTGgtacaatatatatttagtaTTGGTTTGAAAGgtattaaaagaaataatgagaaaataaaaaattttgataAAGTACATTATGAAGTTGAAGATGTTATTATGAATGCTCTTAAGAAAGTAGTAAAAGAAGGTTTTAACAAATCAGCTGTTGAAGCTtctattaataatatagaatttatattaaaagaagcAAATTTGAAAACTTCTAAAAGTATCGATTTTGTCTTTGAAATGACATctaaattaaattataatcGTGACCcattattaatttttgaatttgagaaatatttaaatattgtaaaaaataaaattaaaaatgaacCAATGTATTTAGAAAAATTTGTAgaaaaacattttattaataatgatcaTCGCTCagttatattattagaaGGTGATGAGAACTATTCACAAGAACAAGAAAATTTAGAAAAggaagaattaaaaaaaagaatacaaaattttaatgaacaagaaaaagaacaagttattaaaaattttgaagaattaagtaaatataaaaatgcAGAAGAAAGTCCTGaacatttaaataaattcccaattataagtatatcagatttaaataaaaaaacattgGAAGTACCTGTGAATGTTTATTTTACgaatattaatgaaaataataatattatggaaacatataataaattaaaaactAATGAACATATgttaaaagataatatggatgtatttttaaaaaaatatgtattaaaaaatgataacCATTCTACagatagtaataataataataataataatgtggATTATAGTTTTACTgaaagaaaatatgaagGAAATGTACCTATATTAGTTTATGAGATGCCAACAACAGGAATTGTATATTTACAGTTTGTGTTTTCTTTAGATCATTTAACCTTAGACGAATTAGCATATTTGAATTTATTCAAAACACTAATATtggaaaataaaacaaataaaagatCATCTGAAGATTTTGTTATCTtaagagaaaaaaatattggAAGTATGTCTGCCAATGTTGCTTTATATTCAAAAGATGATCATTTAAATGTAAcagataaatataatgcACAAgctttatttaatttagAAATGCATGTATTAAGTCATAAATGTAATGACGCATTAAATATAGTGTTAGAAGCAGTTAAAGAATCCGATTTTTCAAATAAGAAAAAGGTTATTGATATattgaaaagaaaaattaatgGTATGAAAACAACATTTAGTGAAAAGGGATATGCTatattaatgaaatatGTAAAGGCACATTTAAATTCTAAACATTATGctcataatattatttatggatatgaaaattatttaaaattacAAGAACAACTTGAATTAGCAGAAAAGGATTTTAAGACATTGGAAAATATACTGGTACgtataagaaataaaatatttaataagaaaaatttaatgGTTAGTGTAACATCAGATTATGGAGCATTAAAAcatttatttgttaattCTAATGAATCATTGAAAAATTTAGTATCCTATTTTcaagaaaatgataaatatataaatgagATGCAAAATAAAGTAAATGATCCAACTGTAATGGGATGGAatgaagaaattaaaagtaagaaattatttgatgaagaaaaggtaaagaaagaattttttgtattacCAACATTTGTTAATTCTGTGTCTATGTCAggaattttatttaaacCAGGAGAATATCTAGATCCATCATTTACTGTCATTGTAGCAGCATTAAAAAATTCGTATTTATGGGATACTGTTAGAGGATTAAATGGAGCTTATGGTGTTTTTGCTGATATTGAATATGATGGTAGTGTAGTCTTTTTATCAGCTAGAGATCCAAATTTAGAAAAAACATTAGCTACCTTTAGAGAATCAGCTAAGGGTTTAAGAAAAATGGCTGATACAATGACTGAAAATGATTTGttaagatatattattaatactaTAGGAACCATTGATAAACCTAGAAGAGGCATAGAATTAAGTAAACTATCTTTCTTAAGACTTATATCTAACGAAAGTGAACAAGACCGAGTGGAATTTAGGAAAAGAATTATGaacacaaaaaaagaagacTTTTATAAATTTGCAGACTTGTTGGAGAGCAAAGTTAATgaatttgaaaaaaatattgttatCATCACTACAAAGGAAAAGGcaaatgaatatataacaaatgtAGATGGAGAATTTAAAAAGGTATTaatagaataa
- a CDS encoding polyadenylate-binding protein, putative gives MDLESTMEWNKNFQTNSIFVYNFPNEWMENDIKKNFMIFGTINNIIIDKDINIYAFIQYNDTEASQKAIEVMNGKEINGKLLKVTSRKIVDECIDMNTNKLDSQQKSQSSNDNKKTTLFVFYLPPHWNDQDLFDKFKTFGNLESATVAKKNDKTSKGYGFVVYTDPHSAALAISNMNKVEVYTGKRLKVLLKSSSNETNKRKIKPGCTIFVFYLPNDWSDKDLKRHFSHYGNILGATIKRETNGKSRGYGFINFENQQSAINAVAGMNGFNAGNKYLKVSIKKGEEQYLAPQYLNIDRMNNSYNSPPPPPPPMSCHGNESSNYANNEMYSIQNTIPNNRYNSRVSTNDVHQSFINTQYGHFPYNFFKNNEQGPYMQRSYNKTYNNMGKT, from the exons atGGATTTG GAAAGCACAATGGAATGGAATAAAAACTTTCAAACAAATAgtatatttgtttataacTTTCCAAATGAATGGATGGAAAATgacataaaaaaa aattttatgatatttggaaccataaataatataataatagataaagatataaatatatacgCCTTTATTCAATATAATGACACCGAGGCATCACAAAAAGCTATTGAAGTTATGAACGGCAAGGAAATTAATGGGAAACTTTTGAAAGTTACTTCAAGAAAAATTGTAGATGAATGTATAGATATGAACACAAACAAATTAGATTCACAACAAAAATCACaa TCAagtaatgataataaaaagacGACACTTTTTGTCTTTTATTTACCACCTCATTGGAATGATCAGGATTTATTTGAT AAATTTAAAACTTTTGGTAACTTGGAAAGTGCAACAGTGGCCAAAAAAAATGACAAGACCAGTAAAGGTTATGGTTTTGTTGTATATACCGATCCGCACAGTGCAGCGTTAGCGATTTCTAATATGAATAAAGTTGAGGTATACACAGGAAAAAGACTTAAG gtTTTATTAAAATCTAGCTCTAATGAAACAAATaagagaaaaataaaaccaGGTTGCACCATTTTCGTTTTTTATTTACCAAACGATTGGAGTGACAAAGATTTAAAAAGa CATTTTTCCCATTATGGTAACATACTAGGTGCAACAATCAAAAGAGAAACAAATGGGAAAAGTAGGGGTTATGgatttattaattttgaAAATCAACAGAGTGCAATTAATGCTGTTGCTGGCATGAATGGTTTTAATGCTGggaataaatatttaaaagttTCCATAAAAAAGGGGGAAGAACA GTATTTGGCACCCCAATATCTGAATATAGATCGTATGAACAAc TCTTATAATTCACCTCCACCCCCACCACCTCCAATGTCATGCCATGGAAATGAATCATCAAATTACGCTAACAATGAAATGTATTCAATTCAAAATACCATTCCAAACAATAGATATAATTCACGTGTTTCTACAAACGATGTACATCaatcttttattaatacaCAGTATGGTCATTTCccatataatttttttaaaaataatgaacaAGGACCATATATGCAAAGATCTTATAATAAAACTTATAACAATATGGGAAAAACATAA
- a CDS encoding protein arginine N-methyltransferase 5, putative — MTIKNKYGYLKLGIEIEYHKIPQCEENNIDPDFFACKLFNDNTKNIYNELNTNDLLNNSSMINGNGKKCSYKIDPLFGNIYEDKNIWEKNIYGLMSTWINPDDENENSSLYSMDALNKELQWSTYISISKLIINVPNIKCDNYARYINSCINNYNMLSLIMRIPIVIKKKKPCHKESYNNNITCDIINGWNLWAKFIAYCNFNYSHLGLALELSNINNIDLSNIQLDVWKSEPVKLIIIPLDAFLLDTKTGYPYLPKKLKDFLIHFFRKNIEVLLITNEDNNKMNNHFIHFKNEYCNYYQQNLCNNEMDSCDINDNNNNNYNISNTIHTKTNNNYYLKCCIYYIKRLFMSIENFDNDTLFDSFYWDYLQIPLQPLKDNLSSQTYEVFEKDRKKYEQYELATSKYLSNWKKGKKINNKNNQINNKNNQINNNNNNNNMEQQQSDHKITIFVVGAGRGPLVDTTLSALKKNEITDYEIYAIEKNDSAIIILNNRVQTEEWKNVKVIHSDIRYLDIPKKADIIISELLGSFGDNELFPECMDGIKKFLKDDGISIPMNCVSYLEPITCSALYHKVMENNISGGNESFYVVNMYSYTKISQESSKECFFFQVPPIYTKPDNSHNYRYKNINFKIKMDTYIHGFLCYFKSQLYDDVYISIEPKTHTPNLHSWFPLYIPINKIQFLKKGQNLSFSIWRLTDHQKIWYEWCINEPITTSIHNYNARYFSIGR, encoded by the coding sequence atgactataaagaataaatacGGATACCTAAAATTAGGTATAGAAATTGAATATCATAAAATACCACAATgtgaagaaaataatatagatcCTGATTTTTTCGCATGTAAACtttttaatgataatacgaaaaacatatataacGAATTAAATACAAATGATTTACTAAATAATTCTTCTATGATAAATGGGAATGGAAAAAAATGTAGTTATAAAATAGATCCTTTGTTtggtaatatatatgaagataaaaatatatgggaaaaaaatatatatggattAATGTCCACATGGATAAATCCTGATGACGAAAATGAAAATTCAAGTTTATATTCTATGGATGcattaaataaagaattacAATGGTCTACTTATATATCTATAAGTAAATTGATTATTAACGTACCCAATATAAAATGTGATAATTATGCTAGATATATTAACTcatgtataaataattataatatgttatcCTTAATAATGAGAATACCtattgttataaaaaaaaaaaaaccttGTCATAAGGAAagttataataacaatataacTTGTGACATTATAAATGGATGGAATTTATGGGCAAAATTTATTGCATATTgtaattttaattatagTCATTTAGGTTTAGCCCTTGAAttatcaaatataaataatatagattTAAGTAATATCCAATTAGATGTATGGAAATCTGAACCCGTAAAATTAATTATCATACCATTAGATGCATTTCTATTGGATACTAAAACCGGGTATCCATATTtaccaaaaaaattaaaggaTTTCTTAATACACttttttagaaaaaatatagaagttttattaataacaaATGAAGACAATAACAAGATGAATAATCATTTCATTCATTtcaaaaatgaatattgtaattattaccaacaaaatttatgtaataatgAAATGGATTCATGTgatattaatgataataataataataattacaatATTAGTAATACTATTCATACAAAAACTAATAACAACTACTATTTAAAATgttgtatttattatataaagagATTATTTATGTCCATAGAAAATTTTGACAATGATACACTTTTTGATAGTTTTTATTGGGATTATTTACAAATACCTTTACAACCACTCAAAGATAACTTGTCGTCCCAGACTTATGAAGTTTTTGAAAAGGACCGCAAAAAGTATGAGCAGTATGAACTAGCCACAAGTAAGTATTTATCAAATTggaaaaaaggaaaaaaaataaacaacAAAAATAACCAAATCAACAACAAAAATAACCAAAtcaacaataataataataataataatatggaaCAACAACAAAGCGACCATAAGATTACCATTTTTGTTGTGGGTGCGGGCAGAGGACCCTTAGTAGATACGACCCTATCAGctttaaaaaagaatgaaaTAACAgattatgaaatatatgCCATAGAAAAGAATGATAGTgctataattattttaaataatagGGTACAAACAGAAGAATGGAAAAATGTAAAGGTTATTCATAGTGATATAAGATATTTAGATATACCTAAAAAAGcagatattattattagcGAATTATTAGGTTCTTTTGGTGATAATGAATTATTTCCTGAATGTATGGATGGAATCaagaaatttttaaaagatgaTGGAATTAGTATACCAATGAATTGTGTATCTTATTTAGAACCTATAACATGTTCTGCTTTATATCATAAAGTtatggaaaataatatatcagGTGGTAATGAATCTTTCTATGTTGTTAATATGTATtcatatacaaaaatatcACAAGAATCATCTAAAgaatgttttttttttcaagtTCCACCTATCTACACCAAACCAGATAATAGTCATAATTATcgttataaaaatattaattttaaaataaaaatggatacatatatacatggATTCTTATGTTATTTTAAATCTCAATTATATGATGATGTGTATATATCCATAGAACCAAAAACACATACACCGAATCTTCATAGTTGGTTTCCTCTATATATTcctataaataaaatacaatttttaaaaaaaggaCAAAACCTTTCTTTTAGTATTTGGAGATTAACAGATCATCAAAAAATTTGGTACGAGTGGTGTATTAATGAACCCATAACAACTAGtattcataattataatgcTAGATATTTCTCTATAGGAAGATAa